GGATCGAAACCATTGCCCAGACGCGCATCGGCGGTCCGGAAATAGTTGGCGCGCTCCCCGGCGGAGTAACCCTGGCCGTTGTGGAAATATTCCGCGAAAAAGCCCGATCTGCCCCCCAGTCCGAGTGATAGGCCGGCAACACCCTGGAAATATCCATCGTCCTTGCGCCTCGCCACACCGTCCGCCGCATAATAGTTCCGGTAGTTCCGCGCAAAGTTGGCCGCTTCCATATAGAGCGTTATGCCCGGCACCGACACGGTGGCGAACGATGCACCGGCCATCCGCTCATAAGGTCGGCCATCGGCATAATTGCCGCCGTCAAAATAGTAGAGGGCGTAGTCGGTATCCGCCCCCGCGCCGCCCCATTTCAGTCCCCAACGGTTCTGGTTGCTGTTCCAGTCCGCATCGAAGTTGCGGGTAAGGATGACATCCATACTTCCCCAAGCGGTGCGGTGGCTTCCCCATGCCATCGGCTGCCCTTCGGTCTGGTATCCGGGATTGATGGGGTCGCGCGGCGGGGCAATCACGTTCACGGGATTGAACCCCTGCGCGTGCCCCCAATTGACGCGCCGCTTGCCGATGCTGGCGAACAGGTCATCCCCTTTCCAGTCGGCGAACAGTTCATCCACCCGGGCCTCTTTTTGACGTTGCGCGCCGTTCGCCGCCAGATAGCTCCCCGATGCGGCGAATCCCTTGAACAGCCAGCGGACCGTTTCCCGCCGGTCAATATGATCGGACATGGTCAGCCGCGTTTCCGCGGTGCCGATATTCCGCTTAAGCTCCATGATGCGGTTGTCCGGGTTGATGCGGGAACCATCGTTAATCGAGGCCGCGAATTCCCTAATAAAAACCTCGGCCCGCGCCTGTGGCCCGCGCGAGGGGCTTTTGAGCCGCGCCTCGTCCGGCGCCGCCACCTGCGGCTTCCCTTCGATGACGGTAAATGGGTCCTCCTGCCCGAACGGATCCTGCGCGGCGGGCGAAGCAACTTCCGCTTCGGCTGCGTGGGCAACCAGCGGCGACATCCATCCCGCCATGATCCAGAGCGCCGCCAGAAACAGGCAAACGCTTTTCATGGCATCCTCCGCTTCACCGCTTCATCAGCGCGCCCGGGGTGAAGGTCTCCTCCGGATACGCCACATTCGGGGTGTATTTGAGAAACCGTATGACCGTCTTCTTGTCCTTCTCCAGCACGCTGCTCATCACGAAGGTATCCGGCATGCCCTCCACCAGCTTCCCGGTGGAACGCATGTCCAGCCGTTTGAGAAGCTGTTGCGAAAAAGTGTAGTAGTCCCGCCGGAGCGGCGCGAAATCCCCTTTGCGTACCCAATAGACGATCTTTGCGTATGCGGTGTCCTCGCTTTTCGCCTCCAACTCCAGCTTCCAGGTATCCACGCCGTTGAGCTTTTCGCTTCCGGCGATGCTGGCGGTGTATTCGGCGCTGAGCCGCGGAGAGAGAATGTCGGTGTTGGAAAAATCGCTGTTCGACAGGCTGTTTGATTCCGCGATCTTCACCGCCTTGTTGATGTTGGGCAGGAACAGCCAGTAGTTCTTCCTTCCCGCCTGCAACATCTTCTCTCCCTGGTTCCGGGGGGGATGGGTGGTTTCAACGAGCACATGGTAGTTGTCCAGATACTTGATGTTCATCTTGTAGCTCGACCGCAGTTCGCTCTCGCGGTAGACCTGCAACTCAAACTCCACGCGGGAATTCCTGAGATTCAGATCCCAATGGTCGTCAGCGCGATCCAATATTTGCAACGCGGTTGGTTCCGCTTCGCCGGCGAAACCGGCACGCGGCGCGGCCGCCCACAACATCCCGGCGGCCAACAACAGTGTCAATAAGCGCGCCGCCACGCCAACCGCCCGTTCTTTTATCGTTTTCATGGTTACACCTCCGTTAACGCCTGAACCGGACTCATATTTGCCGAGGCCGACGCGGGCCACCACGCGGCGAACAATCCGACCACGAACGGCATAATGGCGCCAAACGCGCTCATCACCGGATCGATGACCGGCACGACGGATATCGCCTCATTGGTTCCCGGCGGCGGCGGCAGGGGAACCCCGCCATGAGCGGCCACCAGCAGGGTCAGC
The genomic region above belongs to Nitrospinota bacterium and contains:
- a CDS encoding outer membrane lipoprotein-sorting protein; translation: MKTIKERAVGVAARLLTLLLAAGMLWAAAPRAGFAGEAEPTALQILDRADDHWDLNLRNSRVEFELQVYRESELRSSYKMNIKYLDNYHVLVETTHPPRNQGEKMLQAGRKNYWLFLPNINKAVKIAESNSLSNSDFSNTDILSPRLSAEYTASIAGSEKLNGVDTWKLELEAKSEDTAYAKIVYWVRKGDFAPLRRDYYTFSQQLLKRLDMRSTGKLVEGMPDTFVMSSVLEKDKKTVIRFLKYTPNVAYPEETFTPGALMKR
- a CDS encoding ABC transporter permease, which gives rise to MAMAVMERKREIGTMRAIGMEKGQVRRLFLAEGFIIGGIGAAAGLMLATGLTLLVAAHGGVPLPPPPGTNEAISVVPVIDPVMSAFGAIMPFVVGLFAAWWPASASANMSPVQALTEV